One genomic segment of Hordeum vulgare subsp. vulgare chromosome 2H, MorexV3_pseudomolecules_assembly, whole genome shotgun sequence includes these proteins:
- the LOC123427866 gene encoding protein INVOLVED IN DE NOVO 2-like has translation MGDGRAMARAGSLVSKLESKICYHRDATLEYMETKAVVNEVIEEKEKLQHDYYALKDKLEEANKMIVEVNKELAAGNEETSANKKELELLKKKLQDWEAKKNQPELCASELVQVSQVQTRPVRQLEVPSEGPPGNDADMVEGSHARMLVNNLIVGQASVVPPSRDDVMVALREHLIKKFLEIDKYGGRMIGIKEMGKLNVKAFEIACAEKIRTTKVADASSKLYSLWQKRITDVSWNPFNTITVEGNHQEVLNVNDDKLQELKKEWGEGPHKAVVDALMEMKEYNCLGDRSIVYELWNYNEGRKATLMECTEYMGDRVQELTVVKRRKTRR, from the exons ATGGGTGACGGCAGAGCAATGGCCCGCGCTGGATCATTGGTTTCAAAGCTTGAGTCGAAGATATGCTATCACAGGGATGCAACCCTCGAGTACATGGAAACAAAGGCTGTGGTTAATGAAGTtatagaagaaaaggagaagctcCAGCATGATTATTATG CACTGAAAGACAAACTTGAGGAGGCAAACAAAATGATTGTGGAAGTAAACAAGGAGCTTGCAGCAGGAAACGAGGAGACCTCTGCAAATAAAAAAGAGCTGGAGCTTTTAAAGAAGAAGCTTCAAGACTGGGAAGCTAAGAAAAATCAACCTGAGCTATGTGCTTCTGAGCTTGTCCAAGTTAGTCAG GTGCAGACAAGACCAGTGAGGCAACTGGAAGTGCCATCTGAAGGACCTCCGGGAAATGATGCCGACATGGTGGAAGGGAGTCATGCGCGCATGCTGGTAAACAACCTCATTGTTGGCCAAGCCTCAGTTGTTCCACCAAGCAGAGATGATGTCATGGTGGCCCTGCGTGAACATCTGATCAAG AAATTCCTTGAAATCGATAAATACGGCGGGCGGATGATCGGGATAAAGGAAATGGGCAAACTGAATGTGAAGGCATTCGAGATTGCTTGCGCTGAGAAGATACGTACCACAAAAGTCGCTGATGCATCAAGTAAGCTATACTCACTGTGGCAGAAGCGGATCACTGACGTGAGCTGGAATCCCTTCAACACGATCACGGTTGAGGGCAATCATCAG GAGGTTCTCAATGTCAATGATGATAAGCTGCAAGAACTGAAGAAGGAATGGGGAGAAGGCCCCCACAAAGCTGTCGTCGATGCGCTGATGGAGATGAAAGAGTACAACTGCCTAGGCGACAGGAGCATCGTCTATGAGCTATGGAACTACAATGAGGGCAGGAAAGCCACCCTAATGGAGTGTACGGAGTACATGGGTGATCGTGTGCAAGAACTCACAGTGGTCAAGCGCAGGAAGACTCGCAG GTAG
- the LOC123427865 gene encoding probable purine permease 11, translating to MVLLDMLVVLCGQTVATLLGRYYYNSGGNSKWMATLTQSGGSPLLAVLLLLTPADPVGEPRPAAAKMVPIYLGLGTLIGFDNLMYSYALQYLPVSTFALVAATQLAFNSVTSRLINAQRFTALIANSVVVLTFAAALLGVGSSSDGTSAADLPRGKYMLGFVLTLAASAVFALILSLFEVTFERAVGGRTFRWVLRVQMCTNLVAAAVAVCGLLASGEWKTIPGEMSAFEDGRARYVATLAGTAVSWQAMSVASLRLITRVSSLFANVTGTVSLPLVPVFAVVLFGDRMTGIKAVAMLMAFWGFLSYVYQHYLDGRRAAAQGECCVCAARAGGEAVLPA from the coding sequence ATGGTGCTGCTGGACATGCTCGTCGTGCTCTGCGGGCAGACCGTGGCCACCCTCCTCGGCCGCTACTACTACAACTCGGGCGGCAACAGCAAGTGGATGGCGACGCTCACGCAGTCGGGCGGCTCGCCCCTGCTGGCCGTCCTCCTGCTCCTCACCCCGGCCGACCCCGTCGGCGAGCCGCGGCCGGCGGCGGCCAAGATGGTGCCCATCTACCTCGGGCTCGGCACCCTCATCGGCTTCGACAACCTCATGTACTCGTACGCGCTGCAGTACCTGCCCGTCTCCACCTTCGCGCTCGTCGCCGCCACGCAGCTGGCCTTCAACTCCGTCACCTCGCGCCTCATCAACGCGCAGCGCTTCACGGCGCTGATCGCCAACTCCGTCGTCGTGCTCACCTTCGCGGCGGCGCTGCTCGGCGTCGGCTCCTCCTCCGACGGCACCTCCGCCGCCGACCTGCCGCGGGGCAAGTACATGCTGGGCTTCGTGCTCACGCTGGCGGCCTCCGCGGTGTTCGCGCTCATCCTGTCGCTCTTCGAGGTCACCTTCGAGAGGGCGGTCGGCGGGAGGACGTTCCGGTGGGTGCTGCGGGTGCAGATGTGCAccaacctcgtggcggcggcggtggcggtgtgCGGGCTGCTGGCGTCGGGGGAGTGGAAGACGATCCCGGGGGAGATGTCGGCGTTCGAGGACGGGAGGGCGAGGTACGTGGCGACGCTGGCAGGAACGGCCGTATCGTGGCAGGCCATGTCGGTGGCGTCGCTGCGGCTCATCACCAGGGTGTCGTCGCTGTTCGCCAACGTGACGGGCACCGTGTCGCTGCCGCTGGTGCCGGTGTTCGCCGTGGTGCTGTTCGGGGACCGGATGACCGGGATCAAGGCCGTCGCCATGCTCATGGCCTTCTGGGGGTTCCTCTCCTACGTCTACCAGCACTACCTCGACGGCCGGCGCGCCGCGGCACAAGGAGAATGCTGCGTGTGCGCGGCGCGCGCGGGCGGCGAGGCCGTTTTGCCCGCCTGA
- the LOC123427864 gene encoding ribosome biogenesis protein BRX1 homolog 2-like yields the protein MAKKRKRSSDATAPAAIEKPDDSAPERPERTLFGFKDSAAEPASKDEGPFFRNKEKVLITCSRRIIYRYRHLMQNVVSLLPHAKKDSKVESKQSKGSALNELVELRSCSSCLFFECRKQKDLYLWMVKSPAGPSVKFLVNAVHTMEELKLTGNHLKGSRPLLTFSSNFDQQPHWKLLKEMITQIFATPKDHRKAKPFHDHVFVFSIVDDHIWFRNYQISVPHNEIDKVDKGGLDKMTLVEVGPRFCLNPIKIFGGSFGGPTLFENPFYVSPNQIRALEKRKKAGKYAKKVKAKVRRKMHEMENTLEPDEFADLWKGED from the exons atggcgaagaagaggaagcgCAGCTCCGATGCTACTGCCCCTGCTGCCATAGAGAAGCCTGATGACTCTGCACCAGAGCGGCCGGAACGCACCCTCTTCGGGTTCAAGGACTCGGCCGCCGAGCCTGCTTCTAAGGACGAAGGGCCGTTCTTCCGGAACAAGGAGAAGGTGCTCATTACGTGCTCCCGCCGCATCATCTACAG GTACCGGCATCTGATGCAGAACGTGGTGTCGCTGCTGCCACATGCCAAGAAGGACAGCAAGGTTGAGTCCAAGCAGAGCAAGGGCAGTGCGCTGAATGAGCTGGTCGAGCTCAGGAGCTGCTCCAGCTGCCTCTTTTTTGAG TGCAGAAAACAGAAAGATCTTTACCTTTGGATGGTCAAGTCTCCTGCAGGGCCATCTGTGAAATTTCTAGTCAATGCTG TTCACACTATGGAAGAACTGAAGCTCACCGGCAACCATCTGAAAGGGTCCCGTCCTTTGCTAACCTTTTCTTCAAACTTTGACCAGCAGCCTCACTGGAAGCTATTGAAGGAAATGATAACACAA ATTTTTGCTACACCAAAAGATCATCGGAAGGCGAAACCTTTTCATGATCATGTGTTTGTCTTCTCCATTGTGGATGACCACATTTGGTTCAGAAATTATCAG ATATCTGTACCCCACAATGAGATTGACAAAGTTGATAAAGGAGGCCTAGATAAAATGACACTTGTTGAG GTTGGCCCCAGGTTCTGTTTGAATCCAATCAAAATATTTGGTGGTAGTTTTGGTGGCCCCACATTGTTTGAGAACCCATTCTATGTGTCTCCCAACCAG ATCCGCGCActagagaagaggaagaaggcagGCAAGTACGCCAAGAAGGTGAAGGCGAAGGTGAGGAGGAAGATGCACGAGATGGAGAACACCCTGGAGCCTGATGAGTTTGCTGATCTCTGGAAAGGGGAAGACTAG